The genomic region CAAGTGGATGCCGGCGCCCCAAGCTTCCCCGGACCGTCTGGCACGGACGGCCACCCTCTTCCGGACGAGCTGACAGGGTTTCGTCCCGGCGGGACTCAAGCCGCTCTGcctgccatccatccatcccttcCCTCCACGCGCTTCGCCCGACGGAGCCACCACGAGCAACAGTGCCAGGAGGCGAAGCGACCATGTGCGCGGCGTGAGGGGCCAGCGAGCACCAGCAAAGGTTAAATCGTCGTCGCTCCCGGCTCCATgctacggcgacgacgacgacggattGCAACCATTCCTCCTCTTCACTCCTCCCTACCGCGTTGCGCTTCGACTCTCGACCGCAATCCATCCGTCTCCGTACGAGCCGGCTGCCTCCGGTCATCCGTCGCCCTACAGGGCTGAAAGACTTGCTCAACCTACTCAAGAGTCGGACGGCCCGCCACCATGGGCGCCAAGGAATTCTTCAAGAAGCGCTccctcaaggccgacgaTTCACGACGGACAAGGGCCGCCGAGCTGACCCTGCGCGAGTCCATCTTTCCCATCTgcctcgtcaccgtcctcttcttcctctggGGTTTCAGCTATGGCCTGCTGGACACCCTCAACAAGCACTTTCAGACGGTGTTGCACATAGATCGTGCGCGCTCCTCTGGTCTGCAGGCCGCTTACTTTGGGTATGTTATACTGCATGtcccgcgacgccgtgcgACGCGACCGGGCGCACGCACGACATAATCGCCGTACCGTTCCTGAAGCGCTGACAcccctctctttctctctctctgcagCGCATACCCCCTAGCATCCATCGGGCATGCCGCCTGGATCCTGCGCCACTACGGCTACCGGGCTGTCTTCATCTGGGGCCTCTGCCTCTACGCGCTCGGTGCGATCTTGGCCATCCCGGCTCTGAAGGGTAAAAGCTTTGGCGGGTTCTGCGCCTGCATTTTTATCATCGGCAACGGCCTGGGCTCACTCGAGACGGCTGCCAACCCCTTCATCACAGGTATGAGTGACTTCCGTTGGCCCCGACAGGattgccccccctcccttgtCATCAGGGAGGCTATGCGTCGCCTCTGCATATGTAATGACTAACAGCAATGTGCAGTGTGCGGTCCGCCACGATACTCGGAAATCCGCATCAACATCTCGCAGGCGTtcaacggcatcggcacTGTGATTGCTCCCGTTCTTGGCTCTTATGTCTTCTTCAATTTCAGCGATGAGCGAGCTCTCGACAACGTGCAATGGGTCTACCTCGCCattgccgtcttcgtcttgcTCCTTGCTacggccttcttcttcgctAACATACCCGAAATTACGGACGCTGGTGCGGTCACCCTGAATTCTGCCTGCATGTTCCGATCAAAGTTGCATTGCTGACGTCACTCGTGTCGCAGATATGGAGTATCAAGCCAGGGAGACGCATAcagacgccgacgagaagcccTTCATCAAGCAGTATAAGCTGTTCCACGCTGCCTTTGCGCAGTTCTGTTACACGGGCGCACAGGTCGCCGTTGCCAGTTTCTTCATCAATTATGCGACGGGAACTCGCCCCGGAACGAGCGACTCTATGGGGTCGAAGCTGTTCGCGGGGGCGCAGGCCGCCTTTGCCATTGGCCGATTCTCTGGTGTCGGAATTATGAAGTTTGTCAAGCCGAGA from Purpureocillium takamizusanense chromosome 12, complete sequence harbors:
- a CDS encoding uncharacterized protein (COG:G~EggNog:ENOG503NX5J~TransMembrane:12 (i31-51o71-92i99-118o124-145i166-185o197-217i249-271o291-308i315-332o338-362i374-394o400-423i)), whose amino-acid sequence is MGAKEFFKKRSLKADDSRRTRAAELTLRESIFPICLVTVLFFLWGFSYGLLDTLNKHFQTVLHIDRARSSGLQAAYFGAYPLASIGHAAWILRHYGYRAVFIWGLCLYALGAILAIPALKGKSFGGFCACIFIIGNGLGSLETAANPFITVCGPPRYSEIRINISQAFNGIGTVIAPVLGSYVFFNFSDERALDNVQWVYLAIAVFVLLLATAFFFANIPEITDADMEYQARETHTDADEKPFIKQYKLFHAAFAQFCYTGAQVAVASFFINYATGTRPGTSDSMGSKLFAGAQAAFAIGRFSGVGIMKFVKPRWVFLTFLTCCIIFIGPSITQGGNIGISMLYIVLFFESICFPTIVALGMRGLGRHTKRGSGYIVGGVVGGACVPPLTGVAGDRHGDGFAMLVPMMFLIAAWTYALCVNFLPSYVKVVDSFGDAEIGIRGHGEDMENGGLHAVEEKANDEHIGSGHSNRTDDVQTEASVKAQS